A stretch of the Arthrobacter stackebrandtii genome encodes the following:
- a CDS encoding ATP-binding cassette domain-containing protein, producing MSLQAHPVGHAGPVRDPVISLRGISKSFGAVRALDAVDLDIFRGEVVAIVGDNGAGKSTLVKILAGVHPQDSGTISFDGSEVSIPSPAESRTLGLATVFQDLALCDNLDVVSNLFLGREMGGLTLDEEEMEKRSWELLQQLSAKIPSVRTAVASLSGGQRQTVAIARSLIGEPSVVILDEPTAALGVAQTAEVLNLIERLRERGLGVVLISHNMADVQAVADRVAVLRLGRNNGDFMVADVSYEDIIAAITGASDNAVTRRASAQATGSRADGGRNPEEGLRP from the coding sequence ACCCGGTGATCAGCCTGCGCGGGATCTCCAAAAGCTTTGGTGCCGTCAGGGCCCTGGATGCTGTGGACCTGGACATCTTCCGCGGCGAGGTGGTTGCGATCGTCGGAGACAACGGTGCCGGCAAATCCACGCTCGTCAAAATTCTGGCAGGGGTGCACCCCCAGGATTCGGGCACCATCAGCTTCGACGGCAGCGAAGTCTCCATACCGTCACCAGCGGAATCGCGAACCCTGGGCCTGGCCACCGTGTTTCAGGACTTGGCACTGTGCGACAATCTGGACGTCGTGTCGAACCTTTTCCTGGGGCGCGAAATGGGAGGGCTGACGCTCGACGAGGAAGAGATGGAAAAGCGTTCCTGGGAACTCCTCCAGCAGCTGTCCGCGAAAATCCCCTCGGTGCGGACCGCCGTCGCCTCGCTGTCCGGAGGGCAGCGCCAGACGGTGGCCATTGCCAGGTCCCTGATTGGCGAACCGTCGGTGGTCATCCTCGACGAGCCGACGGCGGCACTCGGCGTCGCCCAGACCGCGGAAGTGCTGAACCTCATTGAGCGGCTGCGCGAACGCGGCCTCGGCGTGGTGCTGATCAGCCACAACATGGCCGACGTGCAGGCCGTCGCCGACCGCGTCGCGGTGCTGCGGCTGGGACGCAACAACGGTGACTTCATGGTGGCCGACGTCAGCTACGAGGACATCATCGCCGCCATCACCGGTGCCAGCGACAATGCCGTCACCCGGCGGGCGAGCGCCCAGGCCACGGGCAGCCGGGCCGACGGCGGCCGCAACCCGGAGGAGGGGCTTCGACCATGA
- a CDS encoding sugar ABC transporter permease, with translation MKTPTSPPTPPTPGAPAGVAADRQDERLANDEGIGGAIASFRRRVAGGDLGSLPVVIGLVIIWAIFQILNPNFLSANNLVNLSLQCAATGTIAIGVVLVLLVAQIDLSIGSVSGLSAAILGVGITVAGWPIWLAIVVAVAVGLLIGLVYGLLFTKFGVPTFVITLAGLLAFLGLQLRVLGPNGSINLPYDSWIVQFAQAWFLPPWLAILLAVAAAAGMFASDWMRARRRRAAGLSTGPVSLMVIKSAALLVVLIAAVAYLATDRGVGMMFLLFVVLVVVMNFFLSRTRWGRAIYAVGGNVEAARRAGIKVNRIYISALMFGTFFATIGGLLASARLTSASLSSGGGDTNLVAIAAAVIGGTSLFGGRGSAYSALLGILVIQSISNGLTLLNLDSSIRYMITGAVLLLAVIIDSLSRRSRASHGQA, from the coding sequence ATGAAAACCCCCACAAGCCCGCCGACACCCCCGACGCCCGGAGCCCCCGCCGGGGTGGCAGCCGACCGGCAGGATGAGCGGCTCGCCAACGACGAGGGCATCGGCGGTGCCATCGCATCCTTCCGCCGCCGCGTGGCCGGTGGCGACCTCGGCTCCCTTCCAGTGGTGATCGGCCTGGTCATCATCTGGGCGATCTTCCAAATCCTGAACCCCAACTTTCTGTCCGCCAACAACCTGGTGAACCTGTCGCTGCAGTGCGCCGCCACCGGAACCATCGCGATCGGCGTGGTGCTGGTGCTGCTGGTGGCACAGATCGACCTGTCGATCGGCTCCGTCAGCGGCCTGTCCGCTGCGATCCTGGGCGTGGGCATCACCGTTGCCGGCTGGCCCATCTGGCTTGCCATCGTCGTCGCCGTCGCTGTGGGCCTGCTCATCGGACTCGTCTACGGTCTCCTTTTCACCAAGTTTGGTGTGCCGACGTTTGTGATCACGCTGGCCGGCCTGCTGGCGTTCCTCGGCCTGCAGCTGCGGGTGCTGGGGCCGAACGGATCGATCAACCTTCCGTACGACTCATGGATTGTGCAGTTCGCACAGGCATGGTTTCTGCCGCCGTGGCTGGCGATCCTGCTGGCGGTTGCGGCTGCCGCGGGCATGTTCGCCTCGGACTGGATGCGTGCCAGGCGGCGCCGCGCGGCCGGGCTGTCCACCGGGCCGGTGTCGCTGATGGTCATCAAGAGCGCGGCGCTGCTGGTTGTCCTGATAGCCGCCGTCGCCTACCTGGCCACCGACCGCGGGGTCGGGATGATGTTCCTCCTGTTCGTGGTCCTGGTCGTGGTCATGAACTTCTTCCTCAGCCGCACCCGCTGGGGACGCGCCATCTACGCCGTCGGCGGCAACGTCGAGGCCGCACGCCGCGCCGGCATCAAGGTCAACCGCATCTACATCTCGGCGCTCATGTTCGGCACATTCTTCGCAACGATCGGCGGCCTGCTCGCCTCGGCCCGGCTGACCTCGGCCAGCCTTTCCAGCGGCGGCGGCGACACCAACCTCGTGGCCATTGCCGCAGCCGTCATTGGCGGAACCAGCCTGTTCGGCGGACGCGGCAGCGCCTACTCTGCACTGCTGGGCATCCTGGTGATCCAGTCCATCTCCAATGGGCTGACCCTGTTGAACCTGGATTCCTCCATCCGCTACATGATCACCGGTGCAGTGCTGCTGCTGGCTGTCATCATTGACTCCCTGTCACGCCGCTCGCGTGCCAGCCACGGCCAGGCGTAG
- a CDS encoding MFS transporter, translating into MYNAGFAIFTIFSILLAATWMQGTQAVMWLIVMRILQGVGGAMLMANSNAIITDAFPVDQRGLALGLNQVAGIAGSFLGLVIGGLLGPIDWRLVFLVSVPVGVFGTVWAYLRLHETGVRQPARLDWWGNATFAVGLIAVLVGITCGIQPYGAHTMGWTNPWVLGALAGGAAVLALFVAVELRAPDPMFELSLFRLRAFTAGNLASLLSAIGRGGLMFILIIWLQGIWLPRHGYSFADTPLWAGICMLPLTAGFLVAGPISGAISDMRGARLLATGGMVVAALSFGWLLLLPVNFAYWTFALALLLNGIGMGLFAAPNRAGIMNALPPNRRGVGAGMSTTFQNSAMVLSIGIFFSLMVTGLARTLPATLGAGLTAHGVGAVDAAHVANLPPVSVLFASLLGYNPVQTLLGPAALSQLPPSDAGYLTGRGFFPALISGPFADGLTVAFGFAIVACLVAAVASALRGGKYAYGDGPGATGRSNTNSSTGSNMAGQGSAQRPQIAPAHPPLHHLQHRKQGPPRLLRRGARQ; encoded by the coding sequence ATGTACAACGCAGGCTTCGCCATCTTCACCATCTTCTCCATCCTGCTGGCCGCGACCTGGATGCAGGGCACGCAAGCCGTGATGTGGCTGATCGTCATGCGCATCCTGCAGGGTGTGGGCGGGGCCATGCTGATGGCAAACTCCAATGCCATCATCACCGACGCCTTTCCCGTGGACCAGCGCGGACTGGCCCTGGGGCTGAACCAGGTGGCGGGCATTGCAGGCTCGTTCCTGGGCCTGGTCATTGGCGGCCTGCTGGGCCCCATTGACTGGCGCCTGGTCTTCCTGGTGTCGGTCCCCGTGGGCGTCTTCGGCACCGTCTGGGCCTACCTGAGATTGCATGAGACGGGGGTGCGCCAGCCGGCCCGCCTCGACTGGTGGGGCAACGCGACATTCGCCGTGGGCCTGATCGCCGTCCTGGTGGGCATCACCTGCGGCATCCAGCCCTACGGCGCCCACACCATGGGCTGGACCAACCCCTGGGTGCTGGGTGCGCTCGCAGGCGGTGCGGCCGTTCTTGCGCTCTTCGTCGCCGTCGAGTTGCGCGCGCCCGACCCCATGTTCGAACTCTCCCTGTTCCGCCTCCGCGCCTTCACGGCCGGCAACCTCGCCAGCCTGCTCTCCGCCATTGGCCGCGGCGGGCTGATGTTCATCCTGATCATCTGGCTGCAGGGCATCTGGCTCCCGCGCCACGGCTACAGCTTCGCCGACACCCCTCTCTGGGCCGGCATCTGCATGCTGCCCCTGACGGCCGGATTCCTCGTGGCCGGGCCCATTTCCGGCGCCATCTCGGACATGCGCGGTGCCCGCCTGCTCGCCACCGGCGGCATGGTCGTGGCCGCGCTGAGCTTCGGCTGGCTGCTGCTGCTGCCGGTGAACTTCGCCTACTGGACGTTCGCCCTGGCCCTGCTGCTCAACGGGATCGGGATGGGCCTGTTCGCCGCCCCCAACCGCGCCGGCATCATGAACGCCCTGCCGCCCAACCGCCGCGGCGTGGGCGCCGGCATGAGCACCACCTTCCAAAACTCGGCGATGGTGCTCTCGATCGGCATCTTCTTCTCCCTCATGGTCACCGGCCTGGCCCGCACCCTGCCCGCCACCCTGGGCGCCGGGCTCACGGCACACGGGGTCGGCGCGGTTGACGCCGCACATGTCGCCAACCTGCCCCCGGTCTCCGTGCTGTTTGCCTCACTGCTGGGCTACAATCCCGTCCAGACGCTGCTGGGCCCGGCCGCCCTCTCGCAGCTTCCGCCGTCCGACGCCGGATACCTCACCGGCCGCGGCTTCTTCCCGGCACTGATTTCGGGCCCCTTTGCAGACGGGCTCACCGTGGCTTTTGGCTTCGCGATCGTTGCCTGCCTGGTCGCTGCCGTGGCCTCGGCCCTGCGCGGCGGCAAGTACGCGTATGGGGATGGCCCCGGCGCAACGGGACGTTCGAACACTAATTCGAGCACTGGGTCGAACATGGCTGGACAGGGCTCAGCACAGCGCCCGCAGATAGCGCCTGCGCACCCGCCGCTGCACCACCTTCAACACCGGAAACAAGGCCCGCCACGGCTGCTGCGGCGCGGCGCGCGTCAATGA
- a CDS encoding DUF1990 family protein, whose amino-acid sequence MTQTPARPDPAALNADALLAGPRGRRLCLELAGMAALAASADPDQSDFGTARFYASYNLDPGRGQSVKVFGPGSDAGLPTPSPDEVASLLDTVPLPEFTEAELLTALGATVDNARYWQPPDGDDMLAASAPMSRALRRFAQALAASPLTQWWNAPMDTDAQWSVEFTMDPPRPAAQPKTAAQALDEWRAGIIAEERSAATDRPSDPTANFGGTWWSRPPWELPKSTREMPGQGALGLYLVEDRMNEEEAVAQRLTIPDGARIFEINSPGDWAQLCREHPLDVTASRRHDWYQATGRIGDWAMPDWSAFKDKYDGVHLTVGGYLATAGVAIPVDGACSSVLAGWDPDATFWFRDVAAEAESVQRWARVQDDPAWSPLGAGPRSLTAPARSSWTWDREGWSESVRLGAGEELWQRVRSDVLQWKVKTRSGFTVDTPGPVAEGQRLNVTAAFLGVRVLEPVEVVAVVDEADRAGFAYRTLPGHPVSGEEAFIVHRVGDEVHLTIRSLTRAAPQQPWRALFPVLKVVQRRVRRRYLRALC is encoded by the coding sequence ATGACGCAGACCCCCGCCCGGCCCGATCCCGCAGCCCTGAACGCCGACGCCCTGCTTGCCGGGCCGCGCGGGCGGCGCCTGTGCCTGGAACTTGCAGGCATGGCTGCGCTGGCCGCCTCCGCCGATCCGGACCAGAGCGATTTTGGCACTGCCCGCTTTTACGCCTCCTACAACCTTGACCCCGGCCGCGGGCAGTCCGTGAAGGTGTTTGGCCCCGGCTCGGATGCCGGGCTTCCCACCCCATCGCCCGACGAGGTGGCTTCCTTGCTCGACACCGTGCCGCTCCCGGAGTTCACGGAGGCCGAGCTCCTGACGGCACTCGGCGCCACGGTGGACAACGCCCGCTACTGGCAGCCGCCGGACGGCGATGACATGCTGGCTGCGAGCGCGCCCATGAGCCGCGCACTGCGCCGGTTCGCCCAGGCGCTCGCAGCCTCTCCGCTCACCCAATGGTGGAACGCCCCCATGGACACGGACGCCCAATGGAGCGTGGAATTCACCATGGACCCGCCCCGCCCTGCCGCCCAACCCAAGACCGCGGCCCAGGCCTTGGACGAGTGGCGCGCAGGCATCATCGCCGAGGAACGCAGTGCGGCTACGGACCGGCCCAGCGACCCGACGGCGAACTTCGGCGGCACCTGGTGGTCGCGGCCGCCTTGGGAGCTGCCCAAAAGCACCCGCGAAATGCCTGGCCAGGGAGCACTTGGGCTATACCTCGTGGAGGACCGGATGAATGAGGAGGAGGCAGTGGCGCAGCGGCTCACCATTCCCGACGGCGCCCGCATCTTCGAGATCAACTCCCCCGGCGACTGGGCGCAGCTGTGCCGCGAACACCCCCTCGATGTTACGGCCTCCAGGCGGCACGACTGGTACCAGGCCACAGGAAGGATTGGCGACTGGGCCATGCCGGACTGGTCCGCCTTCAAGGACAAGTACGACGGCGTGCACCTCACCGTGGGCGGCTACCTCGCAACGGCAGGTGTTGCCATCCCGGTGGATGGGGCATGCTCGAGCGTCCTGGCCGGCTGGGACCCGGATGCCACCTTCTGGTTCCGGGACGTCGCCGCAGAGGCAGAGTCGGTGCAGCGGTGGGCGCGGGTCCAAGACGATCCGGCCTGGTCGCCCCTTGGCGCCGGGCCGCGCAGCCTCACCGCCCCGGCCCGCAGCAGCTGGACGTGGGACAGGGAGGGCTGGTCCGAGTCCGTGCGGCTGGGTGCGGGCGAGGAGTTGTGGCAGCGCGTCCGCAGCGATGTGCTCCAGTGGAAGGTGAAGACCCGCAGCGGATTCACCGTGGACACGCCGGGCCCTGTGGCTGAGGGGCAGCGGTTGAATGTCACGGCCGCGTTCCTGGGCGTGAGGGTGCTGGAGCCGGTGGAGGTGGTTGCGGTGGTGGATGAGGCGGACCGTGCGGGATTTGCCTACCGGACACTGCCGGGGCATCCGGTCAGCGGCGAGGAGGCGTTCATTGTCCACCGCGTTGGCGACGAGGTGCACCTGACCATCCGCTCATTGACGCGCGCCGCGCCGCAGCAGCCGTGGCGGGCCTTGTTTCCGGTGTTGAAGGTGGTGCAGCGGCGGGTGCGCAGGCGCTATCTGCGGGCGCTGTGCTGA
- a CDS encoding GlxA family transcriptional regulator — MRKNPAKASPAPAPPQGKAEGAAPIKVAVLALPDVLPLDFGIPVQILGRNTTGLYDVATCSAGRIPVPSIGGFTVAPDRDLDLLSEVHTVIVPGYTTCREPLPPEVASALSAAHQRGARMVSICTGAFALAQAGILDGLRATTHWESTAALSLLHPNVLVDENVLFVDNGLVMTSAGVAAGIDLCLHLVRTDWGSAAANRAAKSTVAAPRRAGTQSQFIEHRTPHGGAVQPADVALAMEWAIRHLHHPLAAADIAEATALSERTLARRFEAHVGLTPMKWLAMQRVERAKELLETTTSPIDRISAAVGLGSGANFRQVFKKSTSLTPSQYRHAFATHGTGAPAAPR; from the coding sequence ATGCGAAAGAATCCAGCCAAGGCCTCTCCAGCCCCAGCTCCCCCACAGGGCAAAGCGGAAGGTGCGGCCCCCATCAAGGTGGCGGTCCTGGCACTGCCGGACGTGCTGCCCCTGGACTTCGGCATCCCCGTGCAAATTCTGGGGCGGAACACCACCGGCCTGTACGACGTGGCAACGTGCTCAGCTGGGCGGATCCCTGTTCCTTCCATCGGCGGGTTCACAGTTGCCCCTGACAGGGACCTGGACCTGCTTTCGGAGGTCCACACGGTGATCGTCCCCGGCTACACCACCTGCAGGGAGCCCCTGCCACCCGAAGTTGCCTCGGCCCTGTCCGCGGCACATCAGCGCGGAGCACGCATGGTCTCCATCTGCACCGGCGCCTTTGCCCTGGCCCAGGCCGGAATCCTGGACGGGCTGCGGGCAACAACCCACTGGGAATCAACCGCAGCCCTCTCCCTGCTCCATCCAAATGTCCTGGTGGACGAGAATGTGCTCTTTGTCGACAACGGCCTGGTGATGACCTCGGCGGGCGTTGCAGCCGGCATCGACCTCTGCCTGCACCTTGTCCGGACCGACTGGGGCTCCGCCGCAGCAAACCGCGCCGCCAAGTCAACGGTCGCCGCACCCCGGCGCGCAGGGACCCAGTCGCAGTTCATCGAGCACCGGACCCCGCACGGCGGCGCGGTGCAGCCGGCCGACGTCGCACTTGCCATGGAGTGGGCCATCAGGCACCTGCACCACCCCCTGGCGGCCGCAGACATCGCAGAAGCCACGGCACTCAGCGAACGAACGTTGGCGCGCCGCTTCGAGGCGCATGTGGGCCTCACGCCGATGAAATGGCTTGCCATGCAACGGGTGGAACGTGCCAAGGAGCTCCTGGAGACGACAACCTCCCCGATTGACAGGATTTCCGCGGCAGTTGGGCTTGGCAGCGGCGCCAATTTCCGCCAAGTCTTCAAGAAATCCACCTCCCTGACCCCCAGCCAGTACCGCCACGCCTTTGCAACACACGGCACCGGGGCGCCAGCCGCTCCCCGGTAG
- a CDS encoding MFS transporter — protein sequence MMNKDSRFRSLLARLVLAQACYFMIVSIDLTLTGLVGMSLAPAPVLTTLPLSLIVVVGTACSFLAGHAAARFGYRPVMVAGALTAVMGGALSAVAVATQSFALFCIGTAITGGYRAVGGFLRFVASEYAPAARRERALALVMYGGVIAAALGPFAAVASSRAAFIPYLGSCLLIVALGVVAVALAMTMPAAAAGGVELREPAIRVRERAGHLPFLRAVVVLAGSGLVMTLVMAAGPLANAHAGHSSQLGASMIQWHLVGMFAPSVVSAQLLKRTGMSATIALGCMVMAGGCAFGVLSDAGWVMVLALALVGVGWNLLFVAGSALLLQSYPQGRGARLQGFADGATAAISASGSFAAAGLLHGVGWGGVNLIAFAATAAVLAASGWLAVRHKRMAASDAAAAMQAGTEAAESLAVSH from the coding sequence ATGATGAACAAAGATTCCCGATTCCGCAGCCTGCTCGCACGGCTCGTGCTCGCCCAGGCCTGCTACTTCATGATTGTCAGCATCGACCTGACTCTGACCGGACTGGTGGGCATGTCGCTTGCGCCGGCCCCGGTGCTGACCACGCTGCCACTGAGCCTCATAGTTGTGGTTGGGACGGCCTGCTCGTTCCTTGCCGGGCATGCAGCCGCACGGTTTGGCTACCGGCCGGTCATGGTTGCGGGAGCGCTGACCGCCGTCATGGGAGGTGCGCTCTCCGCAGTGGCGGTGGCAACCCAGTCATTCGCCCTGTTCTGCATCGGCACGGCCATCACCGGCGGCTACCGTGCAGTCGGAGGCTTCCTTCGCTTCGTCGCTTCCGAATATGCGCCGGCGGCCAGGAGGGAGCGCGCCCTGGCTTTGGTGATGTACGGGGGAGTCATCGCTGCTGCACTGGGACCGTTCGCGGCAGTTGCCTCCTCCCGGGCAGCCTTCATCCCCTATCTTGGTTCGTGCCTGCTCATCGTGGCCCTGGGTGTTGTTGCGGTGGCCCTTGCCATGACCATGCCGGCCGCCGCTGCCGGCGGGGTTGAGTTGAGGGAGCCTGCGATCCGGGTGCGGGAGCGCGCAGGGCACCTGCCGTTCCTGCGGGCCGTCGTGGTGCTGGCTGGATCCGGACTCGTGATGACCCTGGTCATGGCCGCAGGCCCCCTGGCCAATGCCCATGCAGGACATTCATCTCAGCTGGGTGCTTCGATGATCCAGTGGCACTTGGTTGGCATGTTTGCACCTTCCGTGGTCAGCGCACAGCTTCTCAAGCGGACGGGCATGTCTGCAACCATTGCCCTGGGATGCATGGTCATGGCCGGAGGGTGTGCCTTCGGCGTCTTGAGCGACGCGGGCTGGGTCATGGTGCTGGCGCTGGCCCTGGTGGGAGTTGGCTGGAACCTTCTGTTCGTGGCGGGATCGGCACTGCTGCTGCAGTCCTACCCCCAGGGCCGGGGGGCAAGGCTGCAGGGCTTCGCCGACGGGGCAACGGCGGCCATCTCGGCGTCAGGCTCATTCGCGGCTGCCGGGTTGCTCCACGGTGTGGGATGGGGAGGCGTCAACCTGATCGCATTCGCCGCAACCGCCGCGGTATTGGCTGCATCGGGCTGGCTGGCCGTGCGCCACAAACGCATGGCAGCATCAGATGCAGCCGCGGCCATGCAGGCCGGGACAGAGGCAGCGGAGAGTCTCGCGGTCTCGCACTAG
- a CDS encoding class I SAM-dependent methyltransferase, producing MTEHENHQHGGAPGHAQGHGGGHASHSGHSAGGHAHTTDAELADTLELDALILGSYLEEASAWAAELMPEAPATIIDVGAGSGAGTLALARRFPEAQLTALDKSADMLERTLAAATEGGFGARTAGLQADLDGGWPASAAADLLWASSSLHELADPERTMAEMFAALNRGGVLLVVEMDALPSFLPDILAEDSAIEPGLEGRLHAVLAARGWNHHPDWTAGLEGAGFAVERRHFPSEGSTTPELAARYGRAFLGRMASALEGSASPADLASLALLLGDGPESLERRGGLVVRGHRTGWAARKL from the coding sequence ATGACGGAACACGAAAATCACCAACACGGCGGCGCACCCGGCCACGCACAGGGGCACGGCGGCGGACACGCCAGCCATTCGGGCCACTCGGCGGGCGGCCACGCGCACACCACCGACGCCGAGCTCGCCGACACCCTTGAGCTGGACGCCCTCATCCTGGGCTCCTACCTCGAGGAGGCAAGTGCATGGGCGGCCGAACTCATGCCGGAAGCGCCCGCCACCATCATCGACGTCGGCGCAGGATCCGGCGCCGGAACCCTCGCCCTCGCCCGCCGCTTCCCCGAGGCGCAGCTCACCGCCCTCGACAAGTCCGCCGACATGCTGGAGCGCACGCTGGCGGCCGCCACAGAGGGCGGATTCGGCGCCCGCACCGCCGGCCTGCAGGCGGACCTCGACGGGGGCTGGCCTGCGAGCGCAGCGGCTGATCTGTTGTGGGCCTCCTCGTCCCTGCACGAGCTGGCGGATCCGGAGCGGACCATGGCGGAGATGTTTGCTGCGTTGAACCGCGGGGGCGTGCTGCTGGTCGTGGAGATGGATGCCCTGCCCAGCTTCCTGCCCGACATACTTGCAGAGGACTCCGCAATTGAACCAGGCCTGGAGGGGCGGCTCCATGCAGTGCTCGCCGCCAGGGGATGGAACCACCACCCCGACTGGACGGCGGGGCTGGAAGGTGCGGGGTTCGCCGTCGAGCGCCGGCACTTCCCCTCTGAGGGGAGCACGACGCCGGAGCTTGCGGCGCGCTATGGCCGCGCCTTTCTGGGAAGGATGGCCTCGGCGCTGGAGGGGTCCGCCTCCCCTGCCGACCTTGCCTCGCTGGCGTTGCTGCTGGGCGACGGGCCGGAGTCGCTGGAGCGCCGCGGGGGCCTTGTGGTGCGCGGGCACCGGACCGGGTGGGCGGCGCGCAAGCTGTAG
- a CDS encoding helix-turn-helix transcriptional regulator — MTQESDVDGLIRQRIRSLRLARSWSLDNLASRCGLSPSTLSRLETGHRRIALDQLVPIARAFGSTLDELVEPAGDGDVVIRPQPGHSQGLTTWILSTGDGLHGKTVAKMRITADRPAGLGVHPGRDWFTVLSGIVRLELGERTILVHPGEVAEFSTMVPHAIAAHGGPVEILSIFNHDGELAHLHGGEPAA; from the coding sequence ATGACGCAAGAATCCGATGTTGATGGGCTGATCCGCCAACGCATCCGCAGCCTCCGCCTGGCCCGCAGCTGGTCCCTCGACAACCTCGCGTCCCGATGCGGCCTCAGCCCATCCACGCTCAGCCGCCTTGAAACCGGGCACCGCCGCATTGCCCTGGACCAGCTCGTGCCCATTGCGCGCGCATTCGGCAGCACTCTCGATGAACTGGTGGAACCGGCCGGCGACGGCGACGTCGTCATCCGCCCGCAACCGGGCCATTCGCAGGGCCTGACCACCTGGATCCTCTCCACGGGTGACGGCCTCCACGGCAAGACCGTCGCCAAAATGCGCATCACCGCCGACCGGCCCGCGGGGTTGGGCGTGCATCCCGGCCGAGACTGGTTCACCGTGCTGAGCGGCATCGTCCGGCTCGAACTGGGGGAGCGCACCATACTGGTCCATCCCGGCGAGGTGGCTGAGTTCTCCACCATGGTCCCGCACGCCATCGCAGCCCACGGCGGACCGGTGGAGATTCTTTCCATTTTCAACCACGACGGCGAATTGGCCCACCTCCACGGCGGGGAACCCGCGGCGTAG
- a CDS encoding GntR family transcriptional regulator, with amino-acid sequence MLVVDPRSAVPPFEQIRVQVLALIRQGQLEPETRLPTVRKLAADLGLAPNTVARAYRELELNGAIETRGRHGTFVSGHDDPIQRQAQKAAEEYAGHIRALGLGHSEAAAFLDTAFGAGAKAP; translated from the coding sequence ATGTTGGTCGTGGATCCCCGGTCGGCGGTTCCGCCGTTCGAGCAGATACGGGTGCAGGTGCTGGCGCTCATCCGGCAGGGGCAGCTGGAACCGGAAACGCGGCTGCCCACGGTGCGGAAGCTGGCTGCCGACTTGGGGCTGGCCCCGAACACGGTAGCCCGCGCGTACCGGGAACTGGAGCTCAACGGAGCCATCGAAACGCGGGGGCGGCACGGGACCTTTGTGTCCGGGCATGACGACCCGATACAGCGGCAGGCCCAGAAGGCCGCGGAGGAGTATGCCGGACACATCCGGGCGTTGGGACTGGGGCACAGTGAGGCGGCGGCGTTCCTGGACACCGCCTTTGGTGCTGGCGCCAAAGCACCGTAG
- a CDS encoding metallophosphoesterase family protein, translating to MTENMSQSGMSRRAALAAAGTLGALGLTVASGVGANAAPGAKAPKPTLEFREDGTFKVVQFNDTQDDEQTDRRTIELMEKTLDAEKPDFVVINGDVINGGCDSELEVQQALNHVVGPMESRQIPWAVTFGNHDEDSAARSGMTEAKMLAFLQGYAHNVNADNIEGLTGTSNTQLLIQSSRAKGKSPAFGLWLIDSGRYAPGNIEGQDFSGYPTWDWIRMDQVSWYREQSIATEKKYGAKIPSLMWGHIALHEHRAMWFDSIDSRTAADHTRAVAKHGIVGERNEAECPGPFNSGLFNAFLERGDVKGYFVGHDHVNTYVGNYFGVQLGYAPGTGFGAYGLNGAERNRLRGARVFELDENHPGIYKDTRLVFAKDFGIDLAANRQTTVPPLPIDKGGKGKK from the coding sequence ATGACGGAGAACATGAGCCAGTCCGGGATGAGCCGCAGGGCGGCACTGGCGGCGGCGGGAACACTGGGTGCATTGGGGCTCACGGTGGCATCGGGTGTGGGCGCCAACGCCGCCCCCGGCGCAAAGGCGCCGAAACCCACACTGGAATTCCGTGAGGACGGCACGTTCAAGGTGGTCCAGTTCAACGACACGCAGGACGACGAGCAGACGGACCGCCGCACCATCGAGCTGATGGAAAAGACCCTGGATGCGGAGAAGCCTGACTTTGTGGTCATCAACGGAGATGTCATCAACGGCGGCTGCGACAGCGAGCTGGAAGTCCAGCAGGCCCTCAACCACGTGGTGGGCCCCATGGAAAGCCGCCAGATCCCCTGGGCCGTCACCTTTGGCAACCACGACGAGGACTCGGCTGCCCGCAGCGGCATGACCGAGGCGAAGATGCTGGCCTTCCTGCAGGGCTACGCACACAACGTCAATGCCGACAACATCGAGGGCCTGACCGGCACCTCCAACACGCAGCTGCTCATCCAGTCCTCCCGGGCCAAGGGAAAGTCGCCGGCCTTCGGCCTGTGGCTGATCGACTCCGGCCGCTACGCGCCTGGGAACATCGAAGGCCAGGACTTCTCCGGCTACCCCACCTGGGACTGGATCCGCATGGACCAGGTCAGCTGGTACCGCGAACAGTCCATCGCCACGGAGAAGAAGTACGGCGCCAAGATCCCCTCCCTTATGTGGGGCCACATCGCCCTGCACGAGCACCGCGCCATGTGGTTCGACAGCATCGACTCCCGCACGGCCGCCGACCATACCCGCGCCGTCGCCAAGCACGGCATCGTGGGAGAGCGGAACGAGGCCGAGTGCCCCGGTCCGTTCAACTCCGGCCTGTTCAACGCCTTCCTGGAACGCGGGGACGTCAAGGGCTACTTTGTGGGCCACGACCACGTCAACACCTACGTCGGCAACTACTTCGGCGTCCAGCTGGGCTACGCGCCGGGCACTGGCTTCGGCGCGTACGGGCTGAACGGTGCGGAGCGCAACCGCCTCCGCGGCGCCCGCGTCTTTGAGTTGGACGAGAACCACCCCGGCATCTACAAGGACACCCGCCTGGTCTTCGCCAAGGACTTCGGCATCGACCTGGCGGCCAACCGCCAGACCACCGTTCCGCCGCTGCCCATCGACAAGGGCGGCAAGGGCAAGAAGTAG